A part of Verrucomicrobiota bacterium genomic DNA contains:
- a CDS encoding ComF family protein, which produces MSFVFNDWLRSFTDLIYPDSDVPNKLVELKEPFCQQCEEPYATAGLLPHTCWNCRGRSWALDTIRAAYVSQYGVREAIHGFKYEQKSYYLPYLLDWLTEGYSRFYEGQNWDAVVPVPLYATRQRERGFNQSRELAKGLCKRMKLPFIDLLRRTRKTLIQAKLRRSERIRNQRKAYELKSGFDVQGWRVLIIDDVFTTGATTDACAGALLKEGAKSISALTVARG; this is translated from the coding sequence ATGAGTTTCGTGTTCAATGATTGGCTGAGAAGCTTTACAGACTTAATTTACCCCGATTCAGATGTTCCTAATAAACTAGTTGAGTTGAAAGAGCCTTTTTGCCAGCAGTGTGAAGAACCCTATGCAACAGCAGGTCTTCTACCGCATACTTGCTGGAATTGCCGAGGACGTTCTTGGGCGTTGGATACTATTAGGGCAGCGTATGTTTCACAATATGGAGTCAGGGAAGCAATCCATGGCTTTAAATACGAACAGAAATCATACTATCTACCTTATTTATTGGATTGGTTAACAGAGGGATATAGCCGTTTTTATGAAGGTCAAAATTGGGATGCTGTGGTACCAGTACCGCTATATGCTACTCGACAAAGGGAGCGCGGCTTTAATCAGTCAAGAGAACTGGCCAAGGGACTATGCAAGCGCATGAAATTACCTTTCATTGACTTACTAAGGAGAACACGTAAAACCCTTATTCAGGCAAAACTGAGAAGGAGTGAGCGTATTCGTAATCAGCGCAAAGCTTATGAATTAAAGAGTGGATTTGACGTCCAAGGGTGGAGAGTGCTAATCATAGACGATGTGTTTACAACAGGAGCGACTACGGATGCGTGTGCTGGAGCTCTCTTGAAAGAGGGGGCCAAAAGTATTTCGGCTCTTACGGTTGCTAGGGGATAA
- the mreC gene encoding rod shape-determining protein MreC, translated as MARTSIIIAAVIIILLAVIGTILPSKAKESISTTSHTATSPIWSGFGWVNERIDIFTRSLKTLDDLQQEVTSLRALNAQLQTENASLRGFEDENNRLREMLNFKTSSNYKLLACRVIEREPSNWWNTVIINKGWQHDNNLASDQPVVSPRGIVGKTGTVGPWTTKVMLLVDENCKISGVTETSQARGIIIGSTSFNGGKPSCRITFVSREAEFTEGERVFTTGLGGTFPPNLIIGLVSEAPQLTQDKNFGLFREGTLQPSVDLDNLEELFVILGID; from the coding sequence ATGGCAAGAACTAGTATTATAATAGCAGCGGTCATTATAATCCTGCTAGCCGTTATTGGCACCATCTTGCCCAGTAAAGCCAAAGAAAGTATCTCAACCACCTCTCATACGGCGACCTCGCCTATTTGGTCAGGCTTTGGTTGGGTTAACGAACGCATCGACATCTTTACTAGAAGTTTAAAAACACTCGATGACCTTCAACAGGAAGTTACTAGCCTGAGAGCCTTGAATGCTCAGCTCCAGACAGAAAATGCATCCCTCAGAGGATTTGAGGATGAAAACAACCGCCTACGCGAAATGCTTAATTTTAAGACCTCTTCAAATTACAAGCTGTTGGCTTGCAGAGTTATTGAAAGAGAGCCTTCAAATTGGTGGAATACTGTGATCATTAACAAAGGTTGGCAGCATGACAACAATTTAGCTTCCGACCAGCCTGTAGTTAGTCCCAGAGGTATCGTAGGAAAAACGGGGACTGTTGGACCTTGGACTACAAAAGTCATGCTGCTGGTAGATGAAAACTGCAAAATCTCTGGCGTCACCGAAACAAGTCAAGCCCGAGGTATTATTATTGGTTCTACTTCATTTAATGGAGGCAAACCGTCTTGTCGTATCACATTTGTCAGTAGGGAGGCAGAATTCACCGAGGGTGAACGTGTTTTTACAACTGGATTAGGAGGCACGTTCCCGCCCAATCTTATTATAGGACTGGTAAGTGAAGCACCCCAACTAACCCAAGATAAAAATTTTGGCCTCTTTCGTGAAGGAACTCTTCAACCTTCCGTGGATCTAGACAATTTAGAGGAACTCTTTGTTATACTTGGAATTGATTGA
- a CDS encoding histidinol-phosphatase HisJ family protein, which yields MRFDYHMHTPLCHHAEGHPSEYVAVAKKRGLDEIGFADHNPMPEQFDDWRMGPDELPKYIQLVDEARLVHPDFKIRLGLECDYIKGYESHIKDLASQYPFDYFIGSVHYIQEDWDVDNPHKLSRWNDYAVEDVWKMYFACYRDAASSGLFDFLGHPDLVKKFARCPHGDLKSYYREALDAIADCRMTIEINTAGWYKDIKESYPSLAFLEEAFEREIPILINSDAHKPDEVGRDFVKAAKLAWSLGYREITQFVQRESISVPLSI from the coding sequence ATGCGTTTTGATTATCACATGCACACTCCATTGTGCCACCACGCTGAGGGCCATCCATCGGAGTATGTCGCGGTTGCTAAAAAAAGGGGACTGGACGAAATCGGTTTTGCCGACCACAACCCAATGCCAGAACAATTTGATGATTGGAGAATGGGGCCTGACGAATTACCCAAATATATTCAGCTTGTAGATGAGGCTCGTCTTGTGCATCCGGATTTTAAAATCAGATTGGGCTTAGAATGTGACTACATAAAAGGTTATGAGTCTCATATCAAGGATTTAGCATCTCAATATCCTTTTGATTACTTCATAGGTTCTGTGCATTACATCCAAGAGGACTGGGATGTAGATAATCCTCACAAACTTAGTAGGTGGAATGATTATGCTGTTGAAGACGTCTGGAAGATGTACTTTGCTTGTTATCGCGATGCCGCGAGCTCTGGTCTTTTTGATTTTTTGGGACATCCTGATTTAGTTAAAAAGTTTGCTCGTTGCCCTCACGGTGATCTAAAAAGTTATTATCGAGAAGCACTTGATGCAATTGCTGATTGTCGTATGACCATTGAGATAAATACCGCAGGATGGTATAAAGATATCAAGGAGTCTTACCCTAGTTTAGCTTTTCTGGAAGAAGCTTTTGAAAGAGAGATTCCCATTCTGATAAATTCGGATGCGCACAAACCCGATGAAGTGGGTAGAGATTTTGTTAAAGCAGCGAAACTTGCCTGGTCATTAGGTTACCGTGAAATCACTCAATTTGTTCAAAGAGAGAGCATTTCTGTTCCCTTATCTATCTAA
- the mrdA gene encoding penicillin-binding protein 2, with protein sequence MLIEAPNIHAETRIRLLSLTVLLLMGYLIMRLYEVQVSDGSLYAERLRNQITVTVQLPAARGSIRDRNGQPLAENKASFDIDIYLREVVGNYSRAHNGKLPKTEITIGVGDKRRQKSIVDVVKIVDETAGNIIEALALDTSYSPNDLKRHYHQTPNTPFQIANDIDFTTLSQFTERSLGISGIQEAARPVRQYNYGAFASHILGYVGKYEGIPTDKFVPTTVGKKGIEKAFDEYLQGTPGSRILRKNNRGYILGVDSENDPGIGGTVYLTLDARIQQIAEQAMRPVGRGACVVMDIWTGDILAIVSVPNFDPNVFIPSVDADTWKTLTRDPTDPLHDRSISSYASGSTFKTVVALAALKSGTITPSTTIYSPQAVFIANRMWHDWYKGDRGDINLETAMQWSCNTFFYQLGVKTGITAIAQMGRLVGFGEKLMPTIDGKPILSTEQSGLMPDDIWMKNRAQKALERWKKRRKDDPEYKAPRPAVSWERWSNGHTCNTSIGQGYVAITPLQMTTMMSAVANGGTIFYPRLVRGITRQNEEGGTELIKEYDVRKRAELGVKPSHLEALQKSLRMVVTSGTGKRAGVEDFAVCGKTGTAQFTTTLHGRRVKDNRAWFNGYAPAENPRYAITVIVEGGKGGGSTAGPIIHEVMKGVHEMERGGSVDMVYLTPSVGHFSGVTEIMASPVSATEPEDQSPEDFHTAIQEQESRPRERSAEPRSLKKRLRDRNWGVNRN encoded by the coding sequence ATGCTTATTGAGGCCCCTAACATTCACGCCGAGACTCGCATTAGACTGCTCTCACTAACGGTCTTGCTGTTAATGGGCTACCTCATTATGCGTTTGTACGAAGTCCAAGTTTCGGATGGCTCCCTTTATGCAGAGAGGTTACGAAACCAAATCACTGTTACTGTACAACTTCCAGCAGCGCGTGGAAGCATTCGCGATAGAAATGGACAACCTCTTGCGGAAAACAAAGCAAGCTTTGATATCGACATCTATTTGCGCGAAGTTGTCGGCAACTACTCTAGGGCGCATAATGGCAAACTCCCAAAGACTGAGATCACCATTGGAGTAGGTGACAAGCGACGCCAAAAATCTATTGTAGATGTTGTTAAAATTGTAGACGAAACAGCCGGAAATATTATTGAAGCTCTAGCTCTAGATACTAGTTACAGCCCCAATGACCTAAAACGCCATTACCACCAAACGCCTAATACCCCCTTCCAAATTGCCAATGACATAGATTTTACTACTTTATCTCAATTTACCGAGCGCAGCCTTGGCATAAGCGGAATTCAAGAAGCGGCTCGACCTGTTCGTCAATACAACTACGGAGCTTTTGCATCTCATATTTTGGGTTATGTAGGTAAATATGAAGGTATTCCAACAGATAAGTTTGTTCCAACAACTGTTGGCAAGAAGGGAATAGAAAAAGCTTTTGATGAATACCTTCAAGGCACTCCAGGTAGCCGCATACTTCGAAAAAATAACCGCGGCTATATTCTCGGTGTGGACTCTGAGAATGATCCAGGTATTGGAGGAACTGTCTATTTGACTCTAGATGCTCGCATTCAACAAATAGCTGAGCAGGCGATGCGTCCGGTAGGAAGAGGGGCTTGCGTTGTTATGGATATATGGACTGGCGACATACTTGCCATTGTATCAGTCCCTAATTTTGATCCTAATGTCTTTATTCCTTCGGTTGATGCAGACACCTGGAAAACGCTTACCCGAGATCCTACAGACCCACTTCACGACCGAAGTATCAGTTCTTATGCATCTGGCTCCACTTTTAAAACGGTAGTTGCTTTAGCTGCTTTAAAGTCTGGAACAATCACCCCCTCCACTACCATCTATTCTCCCCAAGCCGTATTCATCGCTAACCGTATGTGGCATGATTGGTATAAGGGAGACCGAGGTGATATTAATCTGGAAACTGCCATGCAATGGTCTTGCAACACCTTCTTTTATCAACTCGGAGTCAAGACTGGTATCACCGCTATTGCTCAAATGGGTAGGTTGGTGGGGTTCGGAGAAAAACTTATGCCTACTATTGATGGCAAGCCTATTCTATCGACTGAGCAATCCGGTCTAATGCCGGATGATATTTGGATGAAAAATCGCGCGCAAAAAGCTTTAGAAAGATGGAAAAAAAGGAGAAAAGACGATCCAGAATACAAAGCTCCAAGACCCGCTGTTAGCTGGGAGAGATGGAGCAATGGCCACACTTGTAATACGTCAATAGGTCAAGGTTATGTTGCTATTACGCCACTTCAAATGACTACCATGATGTCCGCTGTCGCGAATGGAGGAACCATATTTTATCCTCGCCTCGTAAGAGGCATTACTCGTCAGAATGAGGAAGGGGGAACCGAACTCATTAAAGAATATGACGTCCGCAAAAGAGCGGAACTTGGCGTAAAACCCTCTCACCTAGAAGCTCTACAGAAATCGCTGCGCATGGTTGTCACAAGCGGAACCGGGAAGCGCGCTGGCGTGGAAGATTTCGCAGTTTGCGGTAAAACTGGCACCGCACAATTTACCACAACTCTTCATGGCAGACGCGTAAAAGATAACAGAGCATGGTTCAATGGTTATGCTCCCGCAGAAAACCCTAGATACGCTATTACCGTTATAGTAGAAGGCGGAAAAGGGGGGGGATCAACAGCTGGGCCAATTATTCATGAAGTTATGAAGGGAGTTCATGAGATGGAACGAGGCGGAAGCGTGGACATGGTTTACCTAACCCCTTCCGTTGGCCACTTTTCCGGAGTGACCGAAATCATGGCTTCACCCGTTTCCGCAACAGAGCCTGAAGATCAAAGCCCTGAAGATTTTCATACCGCTATCCAAGAACAGGAATCTAGACCTAGAGAAAGGAGTGCTGAACCACGTTCCCTCAAAAAACGATTACGGGATCGAAACTGGGGAGTTAACAGAAACTAA
- a CDS encoding rod shape-determining protein: MINRFLGLFSNDIGIDLGTANTLVYVKDKGTVLREPSVVAIQQGTRNVLAVGDEAKRMLGRTPGNIVAVRPLKDGVISDFEITEAMLKCFIQKVHSKRLLAPRPRVVIAVPSGITEVEKRAVRESAYHAGARLVTLIEEPMAAAIGVGLPVQEAAGNMIVDIGGGTTEVAIISLAGIVFSRSIRVAGDEMDEAITNYLKRAYNLVIGERTAEEIKIKIGSAFPMEKETSMEVKGRDLVAGLPKTLSITSQEVREALLDPISTIIESVRISLERCPPELSADLVERGIVLAGGGALLRGLDRLLAEETGLPVHVSEDPLSAVAEGTGKVLQELEFLTKLTSTDLKG; this comes from the coding sequence ATGATTAATAGATTTTTGGGATTATTTTCAAACGACATTGGTATCGATCTAGGAACCGCTAACACACTCGTTTATGTTAAAGATAAGGGAACCGTTCTACGCGAACCTAGCGTCGTTGCCATACAACAAGGAACCCGCAACGTTCTAGCCGTGGGTGATGAAGCCAAACGAATGCTAGGCAGAACACCTGGGAACATTGTTGCAGTAAGACCACTAAAGGATGGCGTGATATCTGACTTCGAAATCACAGAGGCCATGCTCAAGTGCTTCATTCAAAAAGTGCATAGCAAACGACTTTTAGCGCCCAGACCCAGAGTTGTTATAGCGGTACCATCTGGTATTACTGAAGTCGAAAAGCGTGCGGTTCGTGAATCCGCTTACCATGCCGGTGCTAGATTAGTCACTTTAATAGAAGAACCCATGGCAGCAGCAATTGGCGTGGGGCTTCCCGTTCAAGAAGCTGCTGGCAATATGATTGTAGATATAGGCGGAGGCACCACAGAAGTCGCAATCATCTCTCTAGCAGGAATCGTTTTTAGTAGAAGCATTCGCGTCGCAGGGGATGAAATGGATGAAGCGATCACAAACTACCTCAAGCGAGCCTATAATCTCGTCATAGGTGAAAGAACTGCCGAGGAGATCAAAATTAAGATTGGTTCAGCATTCCCCATGGAAAAAGAAACGAGTATGGAGGTAAAAGGCCGTGATCTCGTTGCAGGCCTTCCTAAAACACTAAGCATTACCTCCCAAGAAGTTCGAGAAGCCTTACTGGACCCTATTTCAACAATTATCGAATCGGTACGAATCAGCTTAGAACGCTGCCCACCAGAACTGTCCGCTGACCTCGTGGAACGCGGAATCGTTTTGGCAGGTGGAGGAGCCCTATTGCGGGGGCTTGATCGACTTCTAGCCGAAGAAACAGGTTTACCCGTTCATGTCTCCGAAGACCCCTTAAGTGCTGTTGCTGAGGGAACGGGTAAGGTTCTTCAGGAGCTAGAGTTCCTTACTAAGCTCACTTCGACCGATTTGAAAGGCTAA
- a CDS encoding cyclic nucleotide-binding domain-containing protein, which produces MDQELIQKFVNSPSTSWLSDLDAEERQVLCQLGDFLQLQTGDILIEQGEQQPFLYMILDGSLKVTVASDGKESEVARLSSGNSIGEMSMVDQDEASATVTAVDRCDLWRMRHDRLLECWMEYPRIVAVVLLSLFAIAVRRIKEMNPQLAALKNKQSNEVGAKLDEQRKRRIDIARRIMESKFGSGVA; this is translated from the coding sequence ATGGATCAAGAACTTATACAAAAATTTGTCAATTCACCTTCCACATCTTGGCTAAGTGATTTGGACGCTGAAGAAAGACAAGTGCTTTGCCAATTGGGGGACTTTTTGCAATTGCAGACAGGGGATATTTTAATCGAGCAGGGTGAACAACAGCCATTTTTATATATGATTCTAGATGGGAGCCTCAAGGTTACTGTTGCTTCTGATGGCAAGGAATCAGAAGTCGCTAGATTAAGCTCCGGAAATTCCATAGGCGAAATGAGCATGGTAGACCAAGATGAGGCCAGTGCTACTGTCACTGCAGTTGATAGGTGTGACTTGTGGCGCATGCGCCATGATAGGTTGCTCGAGTGTTGGATGGAGTATCCAAGAATAGTTGCTGTCGTCTTGCTCTCCCTATTTGCTATTGCTGTGAGGCGTATTAAAGAGATGAATCCTCAGTTGGCTGCATTAAAAAACAAGCAATCAAACGAGGTCGGAGCCAAATTAGATGAGCAGCGTAAGCGTCGGATCGACATAGCTAGAAGGATAATGGAGTCGAAGTTTGGTAGCGGAGTTGCTTAG
- a CDS encoding CPBP family glutamic-type intramembrane protease, which produces MIRFFVGFGGYLVGLFLSTAFASPFAFWLIDSIMPEAFPFKRVFNRVLMVNALLLLWPLTKWWKISSWAAVGIAKTAKMFKDLVRGWGLGLITLGVVVALELAFDARIIALDMEPGDATGYFFGSSVLGFFEEILFRGVFYLAVVRLLNKSEAWNHKIIIAFFSSLFYSVTHFAKVQHIDTITLMSGITAWGTIFSYGTGIEYLIMRGISYFGVGMCLCALVERQGVLWGAMGLHAGWVFTLKTTERLTDMNPDSRWAHWIFGNDLVTGVDTYAMLIILFVVIAFPVYKGVTNEFRVQ; this is translated from the coding sequence ATGATTCGGTTTTTTGTGGGATTCGGGGGATATCTTGTTGGCTTGTTCTTATCAACTGCTTTCGCAAGCCCTTTCGCTTTTTGGTTGATCGATTCTATTATGCCTGAGGCCTTTCCATTTAAGCGAGTATTTAATCGCGTTCTTATGGTTAATGCCTTGTTGTTACTATGGCCTCTAACCAAATGGTGGAAAATAAGTAGTTGGGCAGCCGTGGGGATAGCTAAAACTGCAAAGATGTTTAAGGATCTTGTGAGGGGGTGGGGGCTCGGGCTCATCACTTTAGGAGTTGTAGTTGCATTAGAACTGGCATTCGATGCTAGAATTATTGCGCTAGATATGGAGCCCGGAGATGCGACAGGCTATTTTTTTGGGAGTTCAGTACTAGGCTTTTTTGAAGAGATACTTTTCCGTGGGGTGTTCTATTTGGCAGTTGTCAGACTACTTAATAAGTCGGAGGCATGGAATCATAAGATCATCATCGCATTTTTTAGTTCCTTATTTTACTCTGTGACACACTTCGCAAAGGTTCAACATATTGATACTATTACCCTTATGAGTGGTATTACAGCTTGGGGAACTATTTTTAGCTACGGCACGGGCATTGAATATTTGATAATGCGAGGAATCAGCTATTTTGGAGTTGGGATGTGCTTATGTGCTCTAGTCGAAAGACAGGGAGTTCTATGGGGGGCTATGGGGTTGCATGCAGGCTGGGTATTTACGTTAAAAACAACAGAGCGCCTGACGGATATGAATCCTGATAGTCGTTGGGCACACTGGATATTTGGTAATGATTTAGTAACTGGAGTAGATACTTATGCGATGCTTATCATCCTCTTCGTAGTTATTGCTTTTCCTGTATATAAAGGGGTTACAAATGAGTTTCGTGTTCAATGA
- a CDS encoding LON peptidase substrate-binding domain-containing protein, which translates to MQLPDEIGIMVLPETVLFPHSVQPLHIFEPRYRQMLLEALMGSRMFAVISQGEHNVPVSSGIAGVGYVRTAVQNSDGTSNILLQGYSRVVFEDYTQISPYYKGRPRQLEESHEDKEDNEILARHLVSKILEIKETKQAIKGDVKEFLNKITDFHMLADIIAGTLVRNHLNRQRLLEMTTLSERLPFLVDSLRDEYSI; encoded by the coding sequence ATGCAATTACCGGATGAAATAGGGATTATGGTGCTACCAGAAACAGTTTTATTCCCGCATAGCGTACAACCCCTCCACATCTTCGAACCTAGATATCGGCAGATGTTACTAGAAGCTTTAATGGGATCACGAATGTTTGCTGTGATATCCCAGGGTGAACATAATGTCCCAGTGTCTTCAGGTATAGCGGGAGTAGGGTATGTGAGGACGGCTGTACAAAACAGTGATGGCACCAGTAATATATTATTGCAAGGGTATAGCAGAGTGGTTTTTGAGGATTACACACAAATCAGCCCTTATTATAAAGGAAGGCCAAGACAATTAGAGGAGAGTCACGAGGATAAAGAAGATAATGAGATATTGGCTAGACACTTAGTTAGCAAAATTCTAGAGATAAAAGAGACAAAACAGGCAATCAAAGGAGATGTGAAGGAATTTTTAAATAAGATAACAGATTTTCACATGTTGGCGGACATTATTGCAGGCACTCTGGTGCGTAATCATTTAAATAGACAGAGGTTACTCGAAATGACCACATTAAGCGAAAGATTGCCTTTTCTTGTCGATAGCTTGCGAGATGAATATTCTATTTAG
- a CDS encoding 3-oxoacyl-[acyl-carrier-protein] synthase III C-terminal domain-containing protein, whose product MYLSAIHHAVPEYSLKQSDLWEEIKDLKQVHGLESKSQNLLERILLGDNGIQKRHFASADVKTLMSSDAGKLNLFFQREATKLGVQSLGPALDQSSIDANQLDALFVCTCSGYLCPGLSSYIAEQLALPDHIQMADLVGLGCGAAIPTLRNAWNYLKANPHSNAAVIAVEVCSAAFYLDDDPGVLVSFCLFGDGASASVWTGEEIGYNGGSCIECKQFDSLHIPKEREKLRFENVKGKLRNKLHRSIPGLAAEAVEELFLSRSCKEEPDKIVIHPGGKKVLQAVENQINIRRPVESYEVLSDYGNMSSPSVLFGLEFALRNLDQNSGKIWMSSFGAGLTAYCCEMEIH is encoded by the coding sequence ATGTATTTATCTGCTATTCATCACGCTGTTCCAGAATATTCATTAAAGCAGAGTGATTTGTGGGAGGAGATAAAAGATTTAAAACAGGTCCATGGCCTTGAGTCTAAATCTCAGAATCTCCTCGAAAGAATATTACTGGGAGATAACGGTATACAAAAACGTCATTTTGCTTCCGCCGATGTAAAAACTCTTATGAGCTCTGATGCTGGTAAACTAAATTTATTTTTTCAAAGAGAAGCGACTAAGTTAGGAGTGCAGTCTCTGGGACCTGCTTTAGACCAGTCATCTATTGATGCTAACCAATTGGATGCACTATTTGTTTGCACCTGTTCTGGATACCTTTGTCCAGGGCTTAGTAGCTATATTGCAGAGCAATTAGCCTTGCCGGATCATATTCAAATGGCGGATCTTGTAGGCTTAGGGTGCGGGGCTGCTATACCAACACTGCGTAACGCATGGAATTACCTAAAAGCTAACCCCCATAGCAATGCCGCAGTCATAGCTGTAGAGGTTTGTTCTGCAGCATTTTATCTGGACGATGATCCAGGTGTTCTCGTAAGTTTTTGTTTGTTTGGTGATGGTGCTAGTGCGAGCGTATGGACTGGTGAGGAGATCGGATATAACGGGGGTAGTTGCATAGAGTGTAAACAATTTGACTCATTACATATACCTAAAGAACGCGAAAAATTGCGTTTTGAAAATGTTAAGGGTAAATTAAGGAATAAGCTACATAGGTCTATCCCAGGGTTAGCTGCCGAAGCAGTAGAAGAGCTCTTCTTAAGCCGTAGTTGTAAAGAAGAGCCAGATAAGATAGTGATTCATCCTGGTGGTAAAAAGGTGTTACAAGCTGTGGAAAATCAGATTAATATTCGCCGTCCTGTAGAGTCTTATGAGGTACTATCAGATTATGGCAATATGAGTAGCCCTTCGGTATTATTTGGGTTGGAATTTGCCCTAAGGAACCTGGATCAGAATAGCGGCAAAATTTGGATGAGTAGCTTCGGGGCTGGATTGACAGCTTATTGCTGTGAAATGGAGATCCATTAG
- the accD gene encoding acetyl-CoA carboxylase, carboxyltransferase subunit beta, with translation MAIFKKAPFVKLAGNRSKKREIPEGIWTKCVKCSEVLFNKELDECLRVCKSCGHHMSLPALMRVESLCDEGTFEPYDQDLESVDILKFKGKTTYLDRLSTYSKRTGLKEAVISGMGEIEGIQYSLAVMDFSFLGGSMGSVVGEKITRAAERATEARCPLVIVSASGGARMYEGMFSLMQMAKTSGALARHSAECLPYISVLTNPTMAGVMASYASLGDLIIAEPGAMIGFAGARVIKETTQSELPKGFQTAEFLLDHGLIDQIVERQEMKSKIASMLRYLGF, from the coding sequence ATGGCCATTTTTAAAAAAGCACCTTTTGTTAAATTAGCAGGAAACCGCTCTAAAAAAAGAGAAATACCTGAAGGTATATGGACGAAGTGTGTTAAGTGTTCAGAGGTTCTTTTTAACAAAGAGCTAGATGAGTGCTTGAGGGTTTGTAAGAGCTGTGGGCATCATATGTCTTTACCAGCATTAATGCGTGTAGAATCCCTTTGCGATGAAGGCACATTTGAACCTTATGACCAGGATCTAGAGTCGGTAGATATATTGAAATTTAAGGGTAAAACAACTTATCTGGATCGGCTCAGCACCTACAGTAAGCGCACGGGCCTTAAAGAGGCTGTAATCAGTGGCATGGGAGAGATAGAGGGAATACAATACTCCTTGGCAGTAATGGATTTTAGTTTTCTTGGAGGTAGTATGGGCTCTGTAGTTGGAGAAAAGATTACACGAGCTGCAGAAAGGGCAACGGAGGCCAGGTGCCCTTTAGTAATCGTTTCCGCATCAGGTGGTGCCAGGATGTATGAGGGCATGTTTAGCCTCATGCAGATGGCTAAGACAAGTGGAGCCTTAGCTAGGCATTCTGCAGAGTGTTTACCTTACATTTCGGTTTTAACAAATCCAACAATGGCAGGGGTTATGGCTAGTTATGCTTCATTGGGTGATTTGATTATTGCAGAGCCAGGTGCTATGATTGGATTTGCAGGCGCTCGTGTTATTAAGGAAACCACTCAGTCCGAGTTGCCCAAGGGGTTCCAAACAGCCGAATTTTTGCTGGATCATGGATTGATTGATCAAATTGTGGAGAGGCAGGAGATGAAGTCAAAAATAGCCAGTATGTTAAGATACTTAGGGTTCTAA
- a CDS encoding class I SAM-dependent methyltransferase — translation MKREVLPEILDSLPENDPEAISNRKDLHRINILMGNYRWIVNQIVRHRKNCERILELGAGTGELGKFLYQENPRLSEYTGLDLISKPSSWPSEWLWWKGDIMDFREWEHYQVCVVNLFLHHLDDCELRKLGEKLKGFRVIIAGELIRRPIFQKLLKLTRIWGAGQVTLHDGHVSIQAGFIEKELPQLLGLDENLWQVVIKQSLLGSYRMLAVKKEMLTSSGLSK, via the coding sequence GTGAAGCGCGAGGTTCTCCCAGAAATTCTAGATTCTCTCCCTGAGAATGATCCAGAGGCAATCAGTAACCGGAAAGATTTGCACCGAATAAATATCCTAATGGGGAATTATAGGTGGATAGTTAATCAGATTGTCAGGCACAGAAAGAACTGTGAGCGGATTTTAGAATTAGGAGCTGGAACAGGAGAGCTTGGTAAATTCTTGTATCAAGAGAATCCTCGTTTATCTGAATACACAGGTCTCGACTTGATCTCGAAGCCAAGTAGTTGGCCTAGTGAATGGCTATGGTGGAAGGGAGACATCATGGATTTTCGTGAATGGGAGCATTATCAGGTTTGTGTAGTAAATCTATTTTTACATCATTTAGATGATTGTGAACTGAGAAAACTAGGAGAAAAATTGAAGGGGTTTCGTGTGATTATAGCTGGGGAGCTAATTAGACGTCCTATTTTTCAGAAACTCCTAAAGCTAACAAGGATATGGGGTGCGGGCCAGGTTACTCTGCACGACGGTCATGTGAGTATTCAAGCTGGATTTATTGAGAAGGAACTGCCTCAGTTACTTGGATTAGACGAAAACCTGTGGCAAGTTGTTATTAAACAAAGCTTATTAGGCAGTTACCGTATGTTGGCTGTTAAGAAGGAGATGTTAACCAGTAGTGGATTGTCAAAATAA